A single genomic interval of Juglans regia cultivar Chandler chromosome 1, Walnut 2.0, whole genome shotgun sequence harbors:
- the LOC109009563 gene encoding receptor-like serine/threonine-protein kinase ALE2, whose protein sequence is MGMGMGMPAILQLLKLCVIGCALVVQGSTDSNISPSPATFYSSPPIEGTPGPDHQRKSWRSSAPSSLSQPATFYSSPPIEGTPGPDHHRKSWRSSAPSSLSQPNDSNISPSPATFYSSPPIEGTPGPDHHRKSWRSSAPSSMLQPNGSDSHHPPLVLPPPTSAPVPQMIQWLVPSLSTSTPTVSPSYRTAPPPLNVLGNVPSMPPSAPQGKIPVNKTPVTMPVAAPVATPTQNLSHNSPSASQRNTPINKIPASLPVTAPVPVAAPSQNLPQHAPSAPQIKTPVNKAPISKPVAASVPVASPSQNLPSAPPWKAPVDKSPVSMPVTAPVPVATPSTNLPRNSPISPPSMPGTLSPSSHQRNAVDNMAPIPEPVTPAPAISPSSELPENSPTIHPVMPGKSPSILPDPDASPASTPPQSIGWQRDRVPEAAPPHELPTPVPIVDHSSAQSPSPTVAPSTHTDMRHNNAPAPSLLSPKVPSHKGHHSPAPSPSTSMFKHHHTRNKNSSPAPASLYPVSPPTSKQQGPGISPALVPVAEQAHYAPPPLKPGSSVPQSQYPLPSPMSNVSPAPSLPPKAASGHTKVPFLPPNVSPGSSAKSPKIPLLPPLQAFPPPPPNLDCSATICTEPYTNTPPDAPCACVLPMQVGLRLSVALYTFFPLVSELAKEIATGVFMKQSQVRIIGANAASQQPEKTIVLIDLVPLGDKFDNPTALLTFQRFWHKQVVIKASYFGDYEVLYVRYPGLPLSPPSPTGITIIDGGPYPGLDNNARANKPLGVDVRKNRHKDGLNGGIIAIIALSASVAVVLCVAVAWVLLFKHRNHVPVLTPQAMPPSLIKPSGLGGSLTGSGPSSVSLSFGSSIAPYTGSAKTFSTSDIEKATDNLDVSRVLGEGGFGRVYSGVLEDGTKVAVKVLKRADQQGGREFLAEVEMLSRLHHRNLVKLIGICTEERTRCLVYELIPNGSVESHLHGIDKETAPLNWASRVKIALGAARGLAYLHEDSSPRVIHRDFKSSNILLEHDFTPKVSDFGLARAALDEENRHISTRVMGTFGYVAPEYAMTGHLLVKSDVYSYGVVLLELLTGRKPVDMSQPPGQENLVAWARPLLTSKEGLETIIDTSLGSDVSFDSIAKVAAIASMCVQPEVSHRPFMGEVVQALKLVCNECDDARAGSKSSSHEDLSIDMDTGVSTGSGHIPDPLLSQYSVPNFNSGIDTERGLSVSDLFSSARFGRQEYGSFRRYSSSGPLRTGRGGHFWEKIRRLSGGSVSEHGGATFRLWPGSH, encoded by the exons ATGGGGATGGGGATGGGGATGCCGGCCATTCTCCAGCTGCTGAAACTCTGTGTCATTGGCTGTGCTTTGGTTGTGCAAGGATCTACAG ACTCCAATATATCCCCATCTCCAGCAACTTTTTATTCGTCTCCTCCAATAGAAGGAACACCTGGTCCTGATCATCAAAGAAAGTCATGGAGAAGCAGTGCGCCAAGCTCATTGTCACAGCCAGCAACTTTTTATTCATCTCCTCCAATAGAAGGAACACCTGGTCCTGATCACCATAGAAAGTCATGGAGAAGCAGTGCGCCAAGCTCATTGTCACAGCCGAATG ACTCCAATATATCCCCATCTCCAGCAACTTTTTATTCGTCTCCTCCAATAGAAGGAACACCTGGTCCTGATCATCATAGAAAGTCGTGGAGAAGCAGTGCGCCAAGCTCAATGTTGCAGCCGAATG GGTCAGATTCTCATCACCCTCCACTTGTATTACCACCTCCTACATCAGCCCCAGTGCCCCAAATGATCCAATGGCTTGTACCATCCTTGTCAACAAGTACTCCAACTGTATCGCCATCATATAGGACAGCTCCCCCACCTTTGAATGTCCTAGGAAATGTACCGTCCATGCCACCTAGTGCTCCTCAGGGGAAGATACCAGTTAATAAGACTCCTGTCACAATGCCAGTTGCTGCTCCAG TAGCAACACCTACACAGAATCTCTCTCATAATTCACCAAGTGCTTCTCAAAGGAACACACCAATTAATAAGATTCCTGCCTCATTGCCAGTCACTGCTCCAG TTCCAGTAGCAGCTCCTTCACAGAATTTGCCTCAGCATGCGCCAAGTGCTCCTCAAATTAAGACACCAGTTAATAAGGCTCCTATCTCAAAGCCAGTTGCTGCTTCAG TTCCAGTAGCATCTCCTTCACAGAATTTGCCAAGTGCTCCTCCATGGAAGGCTCCAGTTGATAAGAGTCCTGTCTCAATGCCAGTCACAGCTCCAG TTCCTGTTGCAACTCCTTCAACGAATTTGCCACGAAATTCACCAATCAGCCCGCCAAGTATGCCAGGAACACTTTCACCAAGCTCTCATCAAAGAAATGCAGTAGATAATATGGCTCCCATCCCAGAGCCAGTTACACCGG CACCAGCTATATCACCAAGTAGCGAATTGCCAGAAAATTCACCAACCATCCATCCAGTTATGCCTGGCAAATCCCCATCCATATTACCAG ACCCTGATGCCTCACCTGCATCAACTCCTCCTCAAAGCATTGGTTGGCAGAGGGATAGAGTTCCTGAGGCTGCACCCCCACATGAATTACCTACACCAGTACCTATTGTGGACCATTCCTCTGCTCAAA GTCCTTCCCCCACTGTAGCTCCTTCCACACACACAGATATGAGGCATAATAATGCTCCCGCACCATCTCTTTTATCTCCTAAAGTTCCATCACATAAAGGGCATCATTCTCCCGCACCTTCACCTTCAACTTCAATGTTTAAGCATCATCATACAAGGAACAAAAACAGCAGCCCTGCTCCTGCATCATTATATCCGGTTTCTCCTCCTACTTCAAAACAGCAAG GTCCAGGGATCTCTCCAGCATTAGTTCCAGTAGCTGAACAAGCACACTATGCCCCTCCTCCCTTAAAGCCAG GCTCTTCAGTTCCCCAATCCCAATATCCCCTTCCTTCACCTATGAGCAATGTTTCACCTGCTCCTTCTCTGCCTCCAAAGGCCGCATCTGGTCATACGAAAG TGCCCTTTCTTCCCCCTAATGTTTCTCCTGGGTCTTCGGCGAAGAGTCCAAAGATACCACTCCTGCCTCCACTTCAAGCATTCCCACCTCCACCTCCTAATCTTG ATTGTTCAGCAACTATTTGCACCGAACCCTATACAAATACTCCTCCTGATGCACCCTGTGCCTGTGTCTTGCCCATGCAAGTTGGATTGCGCCTTAGTGTTGCTTTGTATACCTTCTTCCCTTTGGTCTCAGAGCTGGCTAAAGAAATTGCTACTGGGGTTTTTATGAAACAAAGTCAAGTTCGCATTATTGGAGCCAATGCTGCTAGTCAGCAACCAGAGAAGACTATTGTTCTTATTGACTTGGTGCCCCTGGGGGATAAATTTGATAACCCCACAGCGTTGTTGACTTTTCAGAGATTTTGGCATAAACAAGTTGTTATAAAAGCTTCCTACTTTGGTGACTATGAAGTACTGTATGTACGATATCCTG GTCTACCCCTATCTCCACCTTCACCTACGGGCATTACCATAATAGATGGTGGTCCGTACCCTGGTCTTGACAATAACGCAAGGGCAAATAAACCCCTTGGGGTTGATGTGCGGAAAAATCGGCATAAAGATGGGCTTAATGGTGGGATAATCGCTATTATTGCTCTCTCAGCTTCTGTTGCAGTAGTCTTATGCGTTGCTGTTGCTTGGGTATTGCTCTTCAAACATAGAAACCATGTTCCAGTGTTGACTCCACAGGCTATGCCACCTTCCCTCATCAAACCATCAG GGCTTGGTGGCTCTTTGACCGGAAGTGGGCCCAGTTCTGTGTCGTTGTCATTTGGATCTAGCATTGCACCTTATACTGGATCTGCTAAGACTTTCAGTACAAGTGACATAGAGAAAGCCACTGACAATTTGGATGTTTCAAGAGTACTTGGGGAAGGTGGCTTTGGACGTGTTTATAGTGGTGTTCTTGAAGATGGGACCAAAGTGGCTGTTAAAGTTTTAAAGAGAGCAGATCAGCAGGGTGGTCGGGAGTTCTTAGCTGAAGTTGAGATGCTTAGCCGCCTTCATCATCGCAATTTGGTCAAGTTGATTGGTATATGTACTGAGGAGCGGACCCGCTGCTTGGTATATGAACTCATTCCAAATGGCAGTGTGGAATCTCACTTGCATG GAATTGACAAGGAAACTGCTCCACTTAATTGGGCTTCCCGTGTGAAGATAGCACTTGGCGCCGCTCGTGGTCTAGCCTATCTGCATGAGGATTCTAGCCCTCGTGTCATACACAGGGACTTCAAGTCCAGCAATATCTTGTTGGAACATGATTTTACGCCAAAAGTGTCTGACTTTGGTTTGGCTCGAGCTGCCTTGGATGAAGAAAACAGGCATATATCAACACGTGTCATGGGAACTTTTGG GTATGTGGCTCCAGAGTATGCAATGACTGGGCATCTTCTTGTGAAAAGTGATGTTTACAGCTATGGAGTTGTCCTTCTTGAGCTTTTGACTGGGAGAAAGCCAGTAGATATGTCACAACCACCTGGCCAAGAGAATTTAGTTGCATGGGCCCGCCCACTTCTCACTAGCAAAGAAGGGCTAGAGACAATTATAGATACATCTCTAGGATCCGATGTGTCCTTTGATAGTATTGCCAAAGTAGCAGCCATTGCTTCCATGTGTGTACAACCAGAGGTATCACACCGTCCGTTCATGGGTGAGGTGGTTCAGGCGTTAAAACTAGTATGTAATGAGTGTGATGATGCAAGAGCAGGTTCAAAAAGCTCAAGCCATGAGGATTTGTCAATTGACATGGACACTGGTGTCAGTACTGGCTCAGGACACATACCAGATCCTTTGCTAAGCCAATACTCAGTTCCAAACTTCAATTCCGGAATTGATACTGAGAGGGGACTGTCAGTATCAGATTTATTTTCATCGGCAAGATTTGGGAGGCAGGAATATGGTTCATTTAGGAGGTACTCTAGTTCAGGTCCTTTGAGAACGGGAAGGGGCGGGCACTTCTGGGAGAAAATTAGGAGATTGTCTGGGGGCAGTGTGAGCGAACATGGTGGGGCTACATTCAGGTTATGGCCAGGTTCACATTGA
- the LOC109009572 gene encoding zinc finger CCCH domain-containing protein 64: protein MSPPRILLCGDVLGRLDQLFKRVSSVNKSAGPFDALLCVGQFFPDSPDRLDELMDYIEGRSQVPLPTYFIGDFGVGAAKPLLAASKDLANRGFKMDGLKLCENLFWLKGSGKFTLHGLSVAYLSGKRLSDGQQFGTFTQDDVDVLRAIAEEPGIVDLFLTNEWPSGVTNRAATSDLPHGFSDSFGGESIVAELVAEIKPRYHIAGTKGIFYAREPYSNVDAVHVTRFLGLASVGNKDKQKFIHAISPTPASTMSAVELSMKSSNTTLCPYAYSEHSIQANEATKRPSDSVYDSQYWRYDVSQKRQKSGAGDSEKLCFKYVSSGSCPRGEKCNFQHDSAAREQYLRGVCFDFINKGKCERGPNCNFKHSLQDEGDSHRKQGSENASANRSKECWFCLSSPNIESHLIVSIGEHSYCALAKGPLVQDHVLIIPIEHLPNTILLPPECESEVHRFQNSLKKYYKHRGKSVVFFEWVSKRSTHANLQAIPIPSSRAAAVQDIFNLAAEKLGFKFVALKRDEDSSGRKLLRTQFDKDFSFFYVELPDGKILSHLVDENERFPAQFGREVLAGLLNMADRADWRNCAHTKEEETKMAEDFKRGFQEFDPNK, encoded by the exons ATGTCTCCTCCAAGAATTCTGCTCTGTGGCGACGTTCTTGGCCGCCTCGACCAGCTCTTCAAGCGCGTCTCATCG GTCAACAAATCGGCGGGCCCTTTCGATGCGCTGCTTTGCGTGGGACAGTTCTTTCCAGACTCGCCGGACCGGCTGGACGAGCTCATGGACTACATCGAAGGCCGGTCCCAAGTCCCTCTCCCCACCTACTTCATCGGTGACTTCGGTGTCGGCGCGGCTAAGCCCCTATTAGCGGCTTCCAAGGACTTGGCTAACCGAGGGTTCAAGATGGACGGCCTTAAGCTTTGCGAGAATCTGTTCTGGTTGAAAGGCAGTGGCAAGTTCACTCTCCATG GTTTATCTGTGGCATATTTATCTGGTAAGCGTTTGTCAGATGGTCAACAGTTTGGAACGTTTACTCAGGATGATGTGGACGTGTTGCGAGCTATAGCTGAGGAACCTGGAATAGTTGACTTGTTCCTAAC TAATGAATGGCCAAGCGGAGTTACAAATAGAGCAGCCACATCTGATCTTCCCCATGGATTCTCAGATTCATTTGGTGGTGAGTCAATCGTCGCAGAACTAGTAGCAGAGATAAAACCACG CTATCACATTGCTGGTACTAAAGGCATATTCTATGCTCGTGAACCTTACTCTAATGTGGATGCTGTGCATGTGACCCGCTTCTTGGGTCTTGCTTCTGTTGGGAATAAAGATAAACAG AAATTTATTCATGCGATTTCTCCTACTCCAGCCTCTACCATGTCAGCCGTTGAGCTTAGCATGAAGTCCTCAAACACTACGTTGTGTCCATATGCATATTCAGAGCATTCAATTCAAGCCAACGAAGCCACAAAAAGGCCAAGTGATAGTGTTTATGACTCGCAATACTGGAGATATGATGTCTCTCAAAAACGGCAGAAATCTGGAGCTGGAGACAGCGAGAAGCtatgttttaaatatgtatCTTCTGGGTCTTGTCCACGAGGGGAAAAATGCAACTTTCAACATGATAGTGCTGCAAGGGAACAATATCTGAGAggtgtttgttttgattttattaacAAAGGGAAATGTGAAAGAGGTCCAAATTGCAACTTCAAGCACAGTTTGCAGGATGAAGGTGATTCTCATAGGAAACAAGGATCTGAAAATGCTAGCGCTAATAG GTCGAAGGAGTGCTGGTTTTGTTTGTCAAGTCCCAATATAGAGTCACATTTAATCGTCAGCATAGGAGAGCATTCCTATTGTGCACTGGCTAAAGGTCCACTTGTTCAAGACCATGTTCTAATAATACCTATCGAGCATTTGCCTAATACCATTTTGCTACCCCCAGAATGCGAAAGTGAGGTTCATAGATTCCAGAATAGTCTCAAGAAGTATTATAAGCATCGAGGGAAATCAGTTGTTTTCTTTGAGTGGGTTTCGAAACGTAGTACTCATGCTAATCTTCAG GCTATCCCTATTCCATCATCCAGGGCGGCTGCTGTTCAAGATATATTTAACTTAGCTGCTGAAAAGTTGGGCTTTAAATTTGTGGCCTTGAAAA GGGATGAGGATTCCAGTGGAAGAAAATTGTTGAGGACGCAGTTTGATAAGGATTTTAGCTTCTTCTATGTTGAACTCCCTGATGGCAAAATATTGTCACATTTGGTTGACGAAAACGAGAGATTTCCTGCTCAATTTGGACGTGAG GTTTTGGCAGGCTTGCTGAACATGGCAGATAGGGCCGATTGGAGGAATTGTGCACATACCAAAGAAGAGGAAACAAAGATGGCAGAAGATTTCAAGAGGGGATTTCAAGAATTTGATCCAAATAAGTGA